A stretch of Homo sapiens chromosome 12, GRCh38.p14 Primary Assembly DNA encodes these proteins:
- the PLCZ1 gene encoding 1-phosphatidylinositol 4,5-bisphosphate phosphodiesterase zeta-1 isoform X6: MEMRWFLSKIQDDFRGGKINLEKTQRLLEKLDIRCSYIHVKQIFKTSDYPVVLSLENHCSTAQQEVMADNLQATFGESLLSDMLDDFPDTLPSPEALKFKILVKNKKIGTLKETHERKGSDKRGKVEEWEEEVADGEEEEEEEEEEEEEEEDKFKESEVLESVLGDNQDKETGVKKLPGVMLFKKKKTRKLKIALALSDLVIYTKAEKFKSFQHSRLYQQFNENNSIGETQARKLSKLRVHEFIFHTRKFITRIYPKATRADSSNFNPQEFWNIGCQMVALNFQTPGLPMDLQNGKFLDNGGSGYILKPHFLRESKSYFNPSNIKEGMPITLTIRLISGIQLPLTHSSSNKGDSLVIIEVFGVPNDQMKQQTRVIKKNAFSPRWNETFTFIIHVPELALIRFVVEGQGLIAGNEFLGQYTLPLLCMNKGYRRIPLFSRMGESLEPASLFVYVCFTEHQPGHSHSVP, translated from the exons ACATCTGACTACCCAGTGGTGCTCTCTTTAGAAAATCACTGCTCCACTGCCCAACAAGAAGTAATGGCAGACAATTTGCAGGCTACTTTTGGAGAGTCCTTGCTTTCTGATATGCTTGATGATTTTCCTGATACTCTACCATCACCAGag GcactaaaattcaaaatattagttaaaaataagaaaataggaacCTTAAAGGAAACCCATGAAAGAAAAGGTTCTGATAAGCGTGGTAAGGTGGAGGAATGGGAAGAAGAAGTGGcagatggagaggaggaggaggaggaggaggaggaggaggaggaggaggaggaggataaaTTCAAAGAATCAGAAGTATTGGAATCTGTTTTAGGAGACAATCAAGACAAGGAAACAGGGGTAAAAAAGTTACCTGGAGTAATGCTTTTCAAGAAAAAGAAG accagGAAGCTAAAAATTGCTCTGGCCTTATCTGATCTTGTCATTTATACGAAAGCTGAGAAATTCAAAAGCTTTCAACATTCAAGATTATATCagcaatttaatgaaaataattctatTGGGGAGACACAAGCCCGAAAACTTTCAAAATTGCGAG tCCATGAGTTTATTTTTCACACCAGGAAGTTCATTACCAGAATATATCCCAAAGCAACAAGAGCAGACTCTTCTAATTTTAATCCCCAAGAATTTTGGAATATAGGTTGTCAAATGG TGGCTTTAAATTTCCAGACCCCTGGTCTGCCCATGgatctgcaaaatgggaaattTTTGGATAATGGTggttctggatatattttgaaaccACATTTCTTAAGAGAGAGTAAATCATACTTTAACCCAAGTAACATAAAAGAGGGTATGCCAATTACACTTACAATAAGG CTCATCAGTGGTATCCAGTTGCCTCTTACTCATTCATCATCTAACAAAGGTGATTCATTAGTAATTATAGAAGTTTTTGGTGTTCCAAATGATCAAATGAAGCAGCAGACtcgtgtaattaaaaaaaatg cTTTTAGTCCAAGATGGAATGAAACATTCACATTTATTATTCATGTCCCAGAATTGGCATTGATACGTTTTGTTGTTGAAGGTCAAGGTTTAATAGCAGGAAATGAATTTCTTGGGCAATATACTTTGCCACTTCTATGCATGAACAAAG GTTATCGTCGTATTCCTCTGTTTTCCAGAATGGGTGAGAGCCTTGAGCCTGCTTCACTGTTTGTTTATGTTTG TTTCACAGAGCATCAACCCGGACACAGCCACTCTGTACCATGA
- the PLCZ1 gene encoding 1-phosphatidylinositol 4,5-bisphosphate phosphodiesterase zeta-1 isoform X10 has protein sequence MADNLQATFGESLLSDMLDDFPDTLPSPEALKFKILVKNKKIGTLKETHERKGSDKRGKVEEWEEEVADGEEEEEEEEEEEEEEEDKFKESEVLESVLGDNQDKETGVKKLPGVMLFKKKKTRKLKIALALSDLVIYTKAEKFKSFQHSRLYQQFNENNSIGETQARKLSKLRVHEFIFHTRKFITRIYPKATRADSSNFNPQEFWNIGCQMVALNFQTPGLPMDLQNGKFLDNGGSGYILKPHFLRESKSYFNPSNIKEGMPITLTIRLISGIQLPLTHSSSNKGDSLVIIEVFGVPNDQMKQQTRVIKKNAFSPRWNETFTFIIHVPELALIRFVVEGQGLIAGNEFLGQYTLPLLCMNKGYRRIPLFSRMGESLEPASLFVYVCFTEHQPGHSHSVP, from the exons ATGGCAGACAATTTGCAGGCTACTTTTGGAGAGTCCTTGCTTTCTGATATGCTTGATGATTTTCCTGATACTCTACCATCACCAGag GcactaaaattcaaaatattagttaaaaataagaaaataggaacCTTAAAGGAAACCCATGAAAGAAAAGGTTCTGATAAGCGTGGTAAGGTGGAGGAATGGGAAGAAGAAGTGGcagatggagaggaggaggaggaggaggaggaggaggaggaggaggaggaggaggataaaTTCAAAGAATCAGAAGTATTGGAATCTGTTTTAGGAGACAATCAAGACAAGGAAACAGGGGTAAAAAAGTTACCTGGAGTAATGCTTTTCAAGAAAAAGAAG accagGAAGCTAAAAATTGCTCTGGCCTTATCTGATCTTGTCATTTATACGAAAGCTGAGAAATTCAAAAGCTTTCAACATTCAAGATTATATCagcaatttaatgaaaataattctatTGGGGAGACACAAGCCCGAAAACTTTCAAAATTGCGAG tCCATGAGTTTATTTTTCACACCAGGAAGTTCATTACCAGAATATATCCCAAAGCAACAAGAGCAGACTCTTCTAATTTTAATCCCCAAGAATTTTGGAATATAGGTTGTCAAATGG TGGCTTTAAATTTCCAGACCCCTGGTCTGCCCATGgatctgcaaaatgggaaattTTTGGATAATGGTggttctggatatattttgaaaccACATTTCTTAAGAGAGAGTAAATCATACTTTAACCCAAGTAACATAAAAGAGGGTATGCCAATTACACTTACAATAAGG CTCATCAGTGGTATCCAGTTGCCTCTTACTCATTCATCATCTAACAAAGGTGATTCATTAGTAATTATAGAAGTTTTTGGTGTTCCAAATGATCAAATGAAGCAGCAGACtcgtgtaattaaaaaaaatg cTTTTAGTCCAAGATGGAATGAAACATTCACATTTATTATTCATGTCCCAGAATTGGCATTGATACGTTTTGTTGTTGAAGGTCAAGGTTTAATAGCAGGAAATGAATTTCTTGGGCAATATACTTTGCCACTTCTATGCATGAACAAAG GTTATCGTCGTATTCCTCTGTTTTCCAGAATGGGTGAGAGCCTTGAGCCTGCTTCACTGTTTGTTTATGTTTG TTTCACAGAGCATCAACCCGGACACAGCCACTCTGTACCATGA
- the PLCZ1 gene encoding 1-phosphatidylinositol 4,5-bisphosphate phosphodiesterase zeta-1 isoform X8, with protein MTSDYPVVLSLENHCSTAQQEVMADNLQATFGESLLSDMLDDFPDTLPSPEALKFKILVKNKKIGTLKETHERKGSDKRGKVEEWEEEVADGEEEEEEEEEEEEEEEDKFKESEVLESVLGDNQDKETGVKKLPGVMLFKKKKTRKLKIALALSDLVIYTKAEKFKSFQHSRLYQQFNENNSIGETQARKLSKLRVHEFIFHTRKFITRIYPKATRADSSNFNPQEFWNIGCQMVALNFQTPGLPMDLQNGKFLDNGGSGYILKPHFLRESKSYFNPSNIKEGMPITLTIRLISGIQLPLTHSSSNKGDSLVIIEVFGVPNDQMKQQTRVIKKNAFSPRWNETFTFIIHVPELALIRFVVEGQGLIAGNEFLGQYTLPLLCMNKGYRRIPLFSRMGESLEPASLFVYVCFTEHQPGHSHSVP; from the exons ACATCTGACTACCCAGTGGTGCTCTCTTTAGAAAATCACTGCTCCACTGCCCAACAAGAAGTAATGGCAGACAATTTGCAGGCTACTTTTGGAGAGTCCTTGCTTTCTGATATGCTTGATGATTTTCCTGATACTCTACCATCACCAGag GcactaaaattcaaaatattagttaaaaataagaaaataggaacCTTAAAGGAAACCCATGAAAGAAAAGGTTCTGATAAGCGTGGTAAGGTGGAGGAATGGGAAGAAGAAGTGGcagatggagaggaggaggaggaggaggaggaggaggaggaggaggaggaggaggataaaTTCAAAGAATCAGAAGTATTGGAATCTGTTTTAGGAGACAATCAAGACAAGGAAACAGGGGTAAAAAAGTTACCTGGAGTAATGCTTTTCAAGAAAAAGAAG accagGAAGCTAAAAATTGCTCTGGCCTTATCTGATCTTGTCATTTATACGAAAGCTGAGAAATTCAAAAGCTTTCAACATTCAAGATTATATCagcaatttaatgaaaataattctatTGGGGAGACACAAGCCCGAAAACTTTCAAAATTGCGAG tCCATGAGTTTATTTTTCACACCAGGAAGTTCATTACCAGAATATATCCCAAAGCAACAAGAGCAGACTCTTCTAATTTTAATCCCCAAGAATTTTGGAATATAGGTTGTCAAATGG TGGCTTTAAATTTCCAGACCCCTGGTCTGCCCATGgatctgcaaaatgggaaattTTTGGATAATGGTggttctggatatattttgaaaccACATTTCTTAAGAGAGAGTAAATCATACTTTAACCCAAGTAACATAAAAGAGGGTATGCCAATTACACTTACAATAAGG CTCATCAGTGGTATCCAGTTGCCTCTTACTCATTCATCATCTAACAAAGGTGATTCATTAGTAATTATAGAAGTTTTTGGTGTTCCAAATGATCAAATGAAGCAGCAGACtcgtgtaattaaaaaaaatg cTTTTAGTCCAAGATGGAATGAAACATTCACATTTATTATTCATGTCCCAGAATTGGCATTGATACGTTTTGTTGTTGAAGGTCAAGGTTTAATAGCAGGAAATGAATTTCTTGGGCAATATACTTTGCCACTTCTATGCATGAACAAAG GTTATCGTCGTATTCCTCTGTTTTCCAGAATGGGTGAGAGCCTTGAGCCTGCTTCACTGTTTGTTTATGTTTG TTTCACAGAGCATCAACCCGGACACAGCCACTCTGTACCATGA